In Pseudomonas fluorescens, the following are encoded in one genomic region:
- the merR gene encoding Hg(II)-responsive transcriptional regulator: protein MATELNIGKLAEAAGVNIETIRYYQRRGLLDEPPKPLSGYRCYLPEQVKRLRFIKRAQALGFTLDEVGALLTLDAACTCRETRALAVRKLALIEQKMADLAAMQQVLGGLVLECDAGDGGAACPIIDVLNRE from the coding sequence ATGGCGACAGAGCTGAATATCGGCAAGTTGGCGGAAGCTGCCGGGGTGAATATCGAGACTATTCGCTATTACCAGCGACGCGGCTTGCTGGATGAGCCGCCAAAGCCGCTAAGCGGTTATCGGTGCTATCTACCGGAGCAGGTCAAACGGTTGCGCTTCATCAAGAGGGCGCAGGCGCTGGGATTCACGCTGGATGAGGTGGGCGCACTGCTGACACTGGATGCGGCCTGCACTTGTCGCGAGACTCGAGCACTGGCCGTGCGCAAACTGGCCCTGATCGAGCAAAAGATGGCCGACCTTGCAGCAATGCAGCAGGTGCTGGGCGGACTGGTGCTGGAGTGCGATGCAGGCGACGGCGGGGCCGCTTGCCCTATCATCGATGTGCTGAACAGGGAGTGA
- a CDS encoding ATP-binding protein, translating to MSIERVRIGRPAKNLIIVGSRGVGKTVLLNQMLTDAESIGIHAVYAEASEKRSLSSLVVPQLRAALLCMSTMQASKDAAIRALRALSGFVKSLKRRYQDIEVDFDYEPEPGLADNGDLEGDFATLLTHVGEAARHARTAVVIFIDDLQYVAEPELAALITALHRVSQLSLPVTVVGTGPPQLLDRVGSAKSYAERLFDYPEIGHFSQ from the coding sequence GTGTCGATCGAACGCGTTCGCATTGGGCGACCAGCAAAAAACCTCATAATTGTTGGGTCACGAGGTGTCGGAAAGACGGTTCTACTGAATCAGATGCTGACGGACGCAGAGTCGATTGGTATCCACGCAGTCTATGCGGAAGCATCGGAAAAGCGGTCGTTGTCTTCCCTGGTGGTCCCACAATTAAGGGCTGCATTGCTTTGCATGAGCACTATGCAAGCGTCCAAAGACGCTGCTATTAGAGCGCTCCGAGCGCTCTCAGGCTTCGTAAAATCACTGAAAAGACGCTACCAAGATATTGAGGTGGATTTCGATTACGAACCCGAGCCGGGGTTGGCCGACAACGGCGATCTCGAAGGGGATTTTGCCACCTTGTTGACTCATGTTGGTGAAGCGGCGCGGCATGCACGGACGGCCGTAGTGATCTTTATCGATGACCTTCAGTACGTCGCTGAACCAGAGTTGGCCGCCCTCATTACGGCCCTACATCGGGTTTCGCAGTTGAGTCTTCCGGTCACAGTTGTTGGAACTGGCCCGCCCCAATTGCTCGACCGAGTTGGAAGTGCGAAGTCCTATGCTGAGCGTCTGTTCGACTATCCCGAAATAGGCCACTTCAGCCAGTAG
- the glmS gene encoding glutamine--fructose-6-phosphate transaminase (isomerizing): MCGIVGAVAERNITAILVEGLKRLEYRGYDSAGVAVYTNDEKLERMRRPGKVSELEQALTSESLVGRLGIAHTRWATHGAPCERNAHPHFSGDLAVVHNGIIENHEALREQLKALGYVFTSDTDTEVIAHLLNHKLKDLSDLTVALKATVKELHGAYGLAVISSKQPDRLVAARSGSPLVIGLGLGENFLASDQLALRQVTDRFMYLEEGDIAEIRRDSVQIWDVDGQAVEREAVQYRDGAEAAEKGEFRHFMLKEIHEQPSVVQRTLEGRLSQNQVLVQAFGPQAPELFAKVRNVQIVACGTSYHAGMVARYWLEELAGIPCQVEVASEFRYRKVVVQPDTLFVTISQSGETADTLAALRNAKELGYLASLAICNVGISSLVRESDLTLLTQAGREIGVASTKAFTTQLVGLLLLTLSLGQVRGTLAEGVEATLVEELRRLPTRLGEALAMDSTVEKISELFAEKHHTLFLGRGAQFPVAMEGALKLKEISYIHAEAYPAGELKHGPLALVDNDMPVVTVAPNNELLEKLKSNLQEVRARGGQLIVFADEKAGMTNGEGTHVVHMPHIHDILSPILYTIPLQLLSYYVAVLKGTDVDQPRNLAKSVTVE; the protein is encoded by the coding sequence ATGTGTGGAATTGTCGGCGCAGTTGCAGAACGTAACATCACCGCCATCCTCGTCGAAGGCCTGAAACGCCTCGAATACCGTGGGTATGACAGCGCTGGTGTGGCGGTCTACACCAACGATGAAAAACTCGAGCGCATGCGTCGTCCGGGCAAGGTCAGTGAGCTGGAGCAGGCATTGACCAGCGAGTCGCTGGTCGGTCGTCTGGGCATCGCCCACACCCGCTGGGCCACCCACGGTGCACCGTGCGAGCGCAATGCTCACCCGCATTTCTCCGGTGACCTGGCGGTGGTGCACAACGGCATCATCGAAAACCACGAAGCCCTGCGTGAACAACTCAAGGCCCTGGGTTATGTGTTCACCTCGGACACCGACACCGAAGTCATCGCTCACCTGCTGAACCACAAACTCAAGGATCTGAGCGACCTGACCGTGGCCCTCAAGGCAACTGTCAAAGAGTTGCACGGTGCTTACGGCCTGGCAGTTATCAGCTCGAAGCAACCGGATCGTCTGGTCGCAGCCCGCAGCGGCAGCCCGCTGGTGATCGGCCTGGGCCTGGGGGAAAACTTCCTGGCGTCCGACCAGTTGGCCCTGCGTCAGGTCACTGACCGCTTCATGTACCTGGAAGAAGGCGATATCGCCGAAATCCGCCGCGACAGCGTGCAGATCTGGGACGTTGACGGCCAGGCTGTCGAGCGCGAAGCCGTGCAGTATCGCGACGGTGCCGAAGCCGCTGAAAAGGGCGAATTCCGCCACTTCATGCTCAAGGAAATCCACGAGCAACCATCCGTGGTGCAGCGCACCCTGGAAGGTCGTCTGAGCCAGAACCAGGTACTGGTACAGGCATTCGGCCCACAGGCTCCCGAGCTGTTTGCCAAAGTACGCAACGTACAGATCGTCGCGTGCGGCACCAGTTACCACGCCGGCATGGTCGCGCGTTACTGGCTCGAAGAGCTGGCCGGCATTCCTTGCCAGGTCGAAGTCGCCAGCGAATTCCGTTACCGCAAGGTAGTGGTGCAGCCGGATACTTTGTTCGTGACCATTTCCCAGTCCGGCGAAACCGCCGACACCCTGGCCGCGCTGCGCAACGCCAAGGAACTGGGCTACCTCGCCAGCCTGGCGATCTGCAACGTCGGCATCAGCTCGCTGGTGCGTGAATCCGATCTGACCCTGTTGACCCAGGCCGGTCGCGAAATCGGTGTGGCATCGACCAAAGCCTTCACCACGCAACTGGTTGGCCTGTTGTTGCTGACGCTTTCCCTGGGCCAGGTTCGTGGCACCTTGGCCGAAGGTGTCGAAGCAACGCTGGTCGAAGAACTGCGTCGTTTGCCGACCCGTCTGGGCGAAGCGCTGGCCATGGACAGCACTGTGGAAAAAATCTCCGAGCTGTTCGCCGAGAAACACCACACGCTGTTCCTCGGCCGTGGCGCGCAGTTCCCGGTGGCGATGGAAGGGGCACTCAAGCTCAAGGAAATCTCCTACATCCACGCTGAAGCCTATCCGGCCGGCGAGCTGAAACACGGCCCGTTGGCGCTTGTGGATAACGATATGCCAGTGGTGACCGTGGCGCCGAACAACGAACTGCTGGAGAAGCTGAAGTCCAACCTTCAGGAAGTCCGCGCTCGTGGTGGCCAGTTGATCGTCTTCGCAGACGAGAAGGCCGGCATGACCAACGGTGAAGGCACCCACGTGGTGCACATGCCGCACATCCACGACATCCTGTCGCCGATTCTCTACACCATCCCGCTGCAACTGCTGTCGTACTACGTCGCCGTACTCAAGGGTACTGACGTTGACCAGCCGCGCAACCTGGCGAAGTCGGTCACTGTGGAATAA
- a CDS encoding co-regulatory protein PtrA N-terminal domain-containing protein: MKSMKVLFVVATLTASSLAMATGGGDKTFARMESARKVSMETYQVAQKQKTETAVAESKAKATDRAKS; the protein is encoded by the coding sequence ATGAAATCCATGAAAGTTCTCTTCGTAGTCGCCACCCTGACCGCTTCTTCTCTGGCCATGGCCACCGGTGGCGGTGATAAGACCTTCGCACGCATGGAGTCGGCCCGGAAAGTCTCGATGGAAACCTACCAGGTTGCACAGAAACAGAAGACTGAAACCGCTGTCGCTGAAAGCAAAGCCAAGGCGACCGATCGCGCCAAAAGCTGA
- the atpD gene encoding F0F1 ATP synthase subunit beta, whose protein sequence is MSSGRIVQIIGAVIDVEFPRDSVPSIYNALTVQSAAGTTLEVQQQLGDGVVRTIAMGSTEGLKRGLDVVDSGAAISVPVGKATLGRIMDVLGNPIDEAGPIATEERWGIHRPAPSFAEQAGGNDLLETGIKVIDLVCPFAKGGKVGLFGGAGVGKTVNMMELIRNIAIEHSGYSVFAGVGERTREGNDFYHEMKDSNVLDKVALVYGQMNEPPGNRLRVALTGLTMAEKFRDEGNDVLLFVDNIYRYTLAGTEVSALLGRMPSAVGYQPTLAEEMGVLQERITSTKEGSITSIQAVYVPADDLTDPSPATTFAHLDATVVLSRDIASLGIYPAVDPLDSTSRQLDPNVIGQDHYDTARGVQYVLQRYKELKDIIAILGMDELSEADKQLVNRARKIQRFLSQPFFVAEVFTGASGKYVSLKDTIAGFKGILNGDYDHLPEQAFYMVGGIEEAIEKAKKL, encoded by the coding sequence ATGAGTAGCGGACGTATCGTTCAAATCATCGGCGCCGTTATCGACGTGGAATTTCCACGCGACAGCGTACCGAGCATCTACAACGCGCTGACAGTTCAAAGCGCGGCCGGGACCACTCTGGAAGTTCAGCAGCAGCTGGGCGACGGCGTGGTTCGTACCATTGCGATGGGTTCCACCGAAGGCTTGAAGCGCGGTCTGGACGTAGTCGACTCCGGCGCAGCCATCTCCGTACCGGTCGGTAAAGCGACTCTGGGCCGGATCATGGACGTTCTGGGCAACCCGATCGACGAAGCAGGTCCAATCGCTACTGAAGAGCGTTGGGGCATTCACCGTCCAGCGCCTTCGTTCGCTGAACAGGCAGGCGGCAACGACCTGCTGGAAACCGGCATCAAGGTTATCGACCTGGTTTGCCCGTTCGCCAAAGGCGGTAAAGTCGGTCTGTTCGGTGGTGCCGGTGTAGGCAAGACCGTAAACATGATGGAACTGATCCGTAACATCGCCATCGAGCACAGCGGTTATTCCGTGTTCGCCGGTGTGGGTGAGCGTACTCGTGAGGGTAACGACTTCTACCACGAGATGAAGGATTCCAACGTTCTGGACAAAGTGGCACTGGTTTACGGTCAGATGAACGAGCCGCCGGGTAACCGTCTGCGCGTAGCACTGACCGGCCTGACCATGGCCGAGAAGTTCCGTGACGAAGGTAACGACGTTCTGCTGTTCGTCGACAACATCTATCGTTACACCTTGGCCGGTACTGAAGTATCCGCACTGCTGGGCCGTATGCCTTCTGCAGTAGGCTACCAGCCGACCCTGGCTGAAGAGATGGGCGTTCTGCAAGAACGTATCACTTCGACCAAGGAAGGTTCGATCACTTCGATCCAAGCGGTATACGTACCTGCGGATGACTTGACCGACCCGTCGCCAGCGACCACCTTCGCCCACTTGGACGCTACCGTCGTTCTGTCCCGTGACATCGCTTCCCTGGGTATCTACCCAGCGGTAGACCCACTGGATTCGACTTCGCGCCAGCTGGACCCGAACGTGATCGGCCAGGACCACTACGACACCGCTCGCGGCGTTCAGTACGTTCTGCAGCGTTACAAAGAACTGAAGGACATCATTGCGATCCTGGGTATGGACGAGCTGTCGGAGGCCGACAAGCAGTTGGTAAACCGTGCTCGTAAGATCCAGCGCTTCTTGTCGCAGCCGTTCTTCGTGGCTGAAGTCTTCACCGGTGCATCGGGTAAATACGTTTCCCTGAAAGACACCATTGCTGGCTTCAAAGGCATCCTCAACGGTGACTACGACCACCTGCCAGAACAAGCGTTCTACATGGTTGGCGGCATCGAAGAAGCGATCGAAAAAGCCAAGAAACTGTAA
- a CDS encoding alkaline phosphatase D family protein, translating into MSLLLGPILNFRGVHGGRYHVSALVVQDLGDPEPAHNVPTCQVNAVTNLADIPFNHPTWTVWRIDLSTEQKPGTEPESCSYTIAGIDGTFHVPAKGVSPRMAYGSCNGFSADKYRKKVKDRQNERWLNMAERHKKRAFNLLILGGDQVYSDELMVKDGPLQEWSDLWHSDQVCAPWTPAMQDQADKFFAHLYVKRWNQEGPLEMFRSIPSVMMWDDHDIIDGWGSYPQDLHTCGVHENIFRVASQYFRLFQQQLGENEVHPAAVPGVHGYSLGYRGLGEIALLVPDLRSERQPDIEIDGTFTPTQIASSDTWNATFNWLDDTNTSDLKHLIVFSSIPVAYIDLNSAEKALNALPGQWELEDDLRDHWRSKPHKDERQRLIKRLLNFSARKTRVTLVSGDVHVAAACVIESKLPQHIEGGAGVIFQLISTGVVHTPPPAVAVYFMEKFGASQEVIEHGITATMLPIGYQGHYLVPERNWLSLEPDDKGRIWANWHVEGHNHLLTQVIDPIMRE; encoded by the coding sequence ATGAGCCTGTTACTCGGCCCGATTCTGAATTTTCGTGGCGTCCATGGGGGGCGCTACCACGTATCAGCCTTGGTGGTCCAAGATCTTGGCGATCCTGAACCAGCTCATAACGTTCCCACCTGTCAGGTCAACGCAGTAACCAACCTCGCAGACATACCTTTCAACCATCCAACATGGACCGTTTGGCGAATTGACCTGAGCACTGAACAGAAGCCTGGAACCGAACCCGAGTCCTGTAGCTACACGATTGCTGGCATCGATGGGACATTCCATGTGCCCGCAAAGGGCGTTTCACCACGAATGGCCTACGGCTCCTGCAATGGCTTCTCTGCTGACAAGTACAGGAAGAAGGTAAAAGACCGCCAGAATGAGCGATGGCTCAACATGGCGGAGCGACACAAAAAAAGGGCGTTCAACCTTCTGATCCTTGGTGGTGATCAAGTCTATAGCGACGAGTTGATGGTCAAGGATGGTCCTTTGCAGGAATGGTCTGATCTCTGGCACTCCGATCAGGTCTGCGCTCCTTGGACCCCTGCGATGCAAGATCAGGCGGACAAGTTCTTCGCCCACCTGTATGTGAAGAGGTGGAACCAAGAAGGGCCGTTGGAGATGTTCCGTTCCATTCCCAGCGTGATGATGTGGGACGACCACGATATCATCGACGGTTGGGGTTCCTATCCACAAGATCTTCACACGTGCGGAGTGCACGAAAATATCTTCCGAGTGGCTTCTCAGTACTTCCGTTTGTTTCAGCAACAGCTAGGGGAAAACGAGGTCCATCCTGCAGCGGTGCCCGGTGTTCATGGCTACAGCTTGGGGTATCGGGGCTTAGGCGAGATAGCCCTTCTAGTTCCAGACCTACGGAGTGAACGTCAACCCGATATAGAAATAGACGGTACCTTCACGCCTACCCAAATAGCATCTTCGGACACCTGGAACGCTACATTCAATTGGCTGGACGATACCAACACCTCGGATCTCAAGCATTTGATTGTGTTTTCAAGCATTCCGGTGGCCTATATCGATCTCAACTCTGCTGAAAAGGCACTCAACGCGTTACCTGGTCAATGGGAGCTGGAGGATGATTTGCGGGACCACTGGCGAAGTAAACCACACAAGGATGAGAGGCAGCGGTTGATCAAGCGACTGCTGAACTTTTCAGCCCGAAAGACGAGAGTGACATTGGTTTCAGGCGATGTGCATGTGGCAGCGGCATGCGTGATTGAGTCTAAATTACCCCAACATATTGAGGGTGGAGCTGGGGTCATCTTTCAGCTGATATCAACTGGTGTCGTGCATACGCCACCGCCGGCGGTTGCCGTTTATTTCATGGAGAAATTTGGAGCAAGCCAAGAAGTAATTGAACACGGCATTACGGCTACGATGCTGCCAATAGGATACCAAGGCCACTATCTGGTTCCAGAACGCAACTGGCTGAGTTTGGAGCCGGATGATAAAGGGCGGATATGGGCGAACTGGCATGTAGAGGGCCACAATCACCTGCTAACACAGGTGATTGACCCGATAATGAGGGAGTGA
- the glmU gene encoding bifunctional UDP-N-acetylglucosamine diphosphorylase/glucosamine-1-phosphate N-acetyltransferase GlmU, whose protein sequence is MSLEIVILAAGQGTRMRSALPKVLHPIAGNSMLGHVIHSARQLDPQRIHVVIGHGADAVRERLAADDLNFVLQDKQLGTGHAVAQAVPFIQSDTVLVLYGDVPLIEVETLQRLLKQVGPQQLGLLTVELDDPTGYGRIVRDAAGKVAAIVEQKDANEAERKITEGNTGILALPFARLGDWMSRLSNNNAQGEYYLTDIIAMAVSDGLVVATEHPHDAMEVQGANDRKQLSELERHYQLRAGRRLMAQGVTLRDPARFDVRGDVTVGRDVLIDINVILEGKVVIEDDVVIGPNCVIKDSTLRKGVVIKANSHIEGAILGEGSDAGPFARLRPGTVLEARAHVGNFVELKNAHMGEGAKAGHLAYLGDAEVGARTNIGAGTITCNYDGANKWKTVLGEDVFIGSNNSLVAPVDILDGATTAAGSTITSAVDKSQLAIGRARQKNIDGWKRPEKINKS, encoded by the coding sequence ATGTCTCTTGAAATCGTTATTCTCGCTGCAGGCCAAGGCACGCGCATGCGTTCCGCTTTGCCGAAAGTTTTGCACCCGATTGCCGGCAACTCCATGCTCGGTCATGTTATCCACAGCGCTCGGCAACTTGATCCACAGCGCATCCACGTTGTGATCGGTCATGGTGCCGACGCCGTGCGCGAACGCCTGGCGGCGGATGATCTGAATTTCGTCCTGCAGGATAAACAGTTGGGTACCGGTCACGCCGTTGCTCAAGCCGTGCCGTTCATTCAGTCCGACACCGTGCTGGTGCTCTACGGTGATGTGCCGTTGATCGAGGTCGAAACCCTGCAGCGCCTGCTCAAGCAGGTGGGGCCGCAGCAGTTGGGCCTGCTGACCGTCGAGCTGGATGACCCGACCGGTTACGGCCGTATTGTTCGTGATGCCGCTGGCAAGGTTGCGGCCATCGTCGAACAGAAAGATGCCAATGAAGCCGAACGCAAGATCACCGAAGGCAATACCGGCATTCTGGCGCTGCCTTTTGCCCGACTTGGCGACTGGATGAGCCGCCTCTCCAATAACAATGCCCAAGGCGAGTACTACCTGACCGACATCATTGCCATGGCCGTGAGCGATGGTCTGGTGGTGGCCACCGAGCATCCGCACGACGCCATGGAAGTGCAGGGCGCCAATGACCGCAAGCAGCTTTCCGAACTGGAACGGCATTATCAATTGCGCGCCGGTCGTCGTTTGATGGCTCAAGGTGTGACGCTGCGCGACCCGGCACGATTCGATGTACGGGGAGACGTGACGGTAGGCCGTGACGTGCTCATCGACATCAACGTGATCCTCGAAGGCAAGGTCGTCATTGAGGATGACGTGGTGATCGGCCCGAACTGCGTGATCAAGGACAGCACCCTGCGCAAAGGCGTGGTCATCAAGGCCAACAGCCATATCGAAGGTGCCATTCTGGGTGAAGGCAGCGATGCCGGCCCGTTCGCGCGTCTGCGTCCAGGTACCGTGCTGGAAGCCCGGGCACATGTGGGTAACTTCGTCGAGTTGAAAAACGCGCACATGGGCGAAGGCGCCAAGGCCGGTCACCTGGCTTATCTGGGCGATGCCGAAGTGGGCGCGCGTACCAACATCGGTGCCGGTACCATCACCTGCAACTATGATGGCGCCAACAAGTGGAAAACCGTGTTGGGCGAAGATGTGTTCATTGGTTCCAACAACTCGTTGGTAGCACCTGTGGATATCCTGGATGGTGCGACCACGGCGGCCGGCTCGACTATTACCTCGGCTGTGGATAAATCCCAGTTGGCCATCGGGCGTGCTCGTCAGAAGAACATCGACGGCTGGAAGCGGCCGGAGAAGATCAACAAGAGCTGA
- a CDS encoding DUF2790 domain-containing protein encodes MSMATIVSAVISSLAPSVFDQNSLQEPGAHVSAVEYHYGMDIDVKRVLQRTDTSDKTGVVPVTLVYEDSEGEVHKIRFLEWGGSPADPTSIA; translated from the coding sequence ATGAGCATGGCCACAATTGTCAGTGCGGTGATTTCCAGTCTCGCACCCAGTGTCTTCGACCAGAACAGCCTGCAAGAACCCGGCGCGCATGTCTCAGCCGTCGAATACCACTACGGGATGGACATCGATGTGAAGCGGGTACTGCAGCGTACCGATACATCCGACAAGACCGGCGTGGTGCCGGTGACCCTGGTCTACGAAGACAGCGAGGGCGAAGTTCACAAGATCCGTTTCCTCGAATGGGGTGGAAGCCCCGCCGACCCCACCAGCATTGCCTGA
- a CDS encoding GDCCVxC domain-containing (seleno)protein, with translation MSAVILESVLICPHCGFAKQEAMPTDACQFFYECGNCKTLLRPNPGDCCVFCSFGTVKCPPFQEQHGCCGTA, from the coding sequence ATGAGCGCCGTCATCCTCGAATCCGTGTTGATCTGCCCACATTGCGGTTTCGCCAAGCAGGAAGCCATGCCCACGGACGCCTGCCAGTTCTTCTACGAGTGTGGCAATTGCAAAACCCTGCTACGCCCGAACCCCGGTGACTGCTGTGTGTTCTGTTCGTTTGGCACGGTGAAGTGCCCGCCGTTTCAGGAGCAGCACGGATGCTGTGGTACGGCCTAA
- the atpG gene encoding F0F1 ATP synthase subunit gamma yields MAGAKEIRSKIASIKSTQKITSAMEKVAVSKMRKAQMRMAASRPYAERIRQVIGHLANANPEYRHPFMIDREIKRVGYVVVSSDRGLCGGLNTNLFKALVKDMAVNRENGVEIDLCVVGSKGAAFFRNFGGNVVAAISHLGEEPSINDLIGSVKVMLDAYLDGRIDRLSVVSNKFINTMTQQPTVEQLIPLVATPDQDLKHHWDYLYEPDAKELLDGLMVRYVESQVYQAVVENNAAEQAARMIAMKNATDNAGDLISDLQLVYNKARQAAITQEISEIVGGAAAV; encoded by the coding sequence ATGGCAGGCGCAAAAGAGATTCGCAGTAAGATTGCGAGCATCAAAAGCACGCAAAAGATTACCAGCGCCATGGAAAAAGTGGCGGTCAGCAAAATGCGCAAGGCACAAATGCGCATGGCTGCTAGCCGTCCTTATGCGGAGCGTATCCGCCAGGTAATTGGGCATCTGGCCAACGCCAACCCGGAATACCGCCACCCGTTCATGATCGACCGCGAAATCAAGCGTGTTGGTTATGTCGTAGTGAGCAGTGACCGTGGTCTGTGCGGCGGCTTGAACACCAACCTGTTCAAGGCCCTGGTCAAGGACATGGCGGTAAACCGCGAAAACGGCGTCGAGATCGATCTGTGTGTCGTTGGTAGCAAGGGTGCGGCCTTTTTCCGCAACTTCGGCGGTAACGTCGTTGCAGCTATCAGCCACCTGGGTGAAGAGCCGTCGATCAATGATCTGATCGGCAGCGTCAAGGTGATGCTGGATGCCTACCTGGACGGCCGTATTGACCGCCTGTCCGTGGTGTCCAACAAGTTCATCAACACCATGACGCAACAGCCTACCGTGGAGCAGTTGATTCCACTGGTGGCAACCCCGGATCAAGACCTCAAGCACCACTGGGACTATCTCTACGAACCGGATGCCAAGGAGCTGCTGGACGGCTTGATGGTCCGTTACGTGGAGTCGCAGGTCTACCAGGCGGTGGTCGAGAACAACGCGGCTGAACAAGCTGCGCGGATGATCGCGATGAAGAACGCTACCGACAACGCCGGTGATTTGATCAGCGATTTGCAGCTGGTCTACAACAAGGCGCGTCAGGCTGCGATCACCCAAGAGATCTCGGAAATCGTCGGCGGCGCTGCCGCGGTTTAA
- a CDS encoding F0F1 ATP synthase subunit epsilon, whose product MAMTVHCDIVSAEGEIFSGLVEMVIAHGALGDLGIALGHAPLITNLKPGPIRLVKQGGEEEVYYISGGFLEVQPNMVKVLADTVQRAADLDEASAQEAVKAAEKALHERGAEFDYGSAAARLAEAAAQLRTVQQIRKKFGH is encoded by the coding sequence ATGGCTATGACAGTCCATTGCGATATCGTCAGCGCGGAAGGAGAAATCTTTTCCGGTCTGGTCGAGATGGTGATTGCGCACGGTGCACTGGGTGATCTTGGTATCGCCCTGGGTCACGCGCCGCTGATCACTAATCTGAAGCCAGGTCCGATCCGCCTGGTCAAGCAGGGCGGGGAAGAGGAGGTGTATTACATCTCCGGTGGTTTCCTCGAGGTTCAGCCGAACATGGTCAAGGTTCTTGCCGACACCGTGCAACGTGCTGCCGACCTGGATGAAGCCTCCGCTCAGGAAGCCGTCAAGGCTGCCGAGAAGGCCTTGCATGAACGAGGCGCAGAATTCGATTACGGTTCTGCTGCCGCACGTCTGGCCGAGGCTGCAGCTCAGCTGCGCACCGTCCAGCAGATCCGCAAGAAGTTCGGCCACTAA
- a CDS encoding DeoR family transcriptional regulator, which yields MSKRNTPQRRHNILALLNEQGEVSVDELAKRFETSEVTIRKDLAALESNGLLLRRYGGAITMPQELVADLGQPVSKYKQAIARAAVARIREHARIIIDSGSTTASMIPELGQQPGLVVMTNSLHVANALSELEHEPVLLMTGGTWDPHSESFQGQVAEQVLRSYDFDQLFIGADGIDLVRGTTTFNELLGLSRVMAEVAREVVVMVEADKIGRKIPNLELPWSSVHTLITDERLPLEARDQIQARGINLICAAVSQEK from the coding sequence ATGTCGAAGCGCAACACACCTCAGCGTCGTCACAACATCCTCGCCTTGCTCAATGAGCAGGGCGAAGTCAGTGTGGATGAGTTGGCCAAGCGCTTCGAAACGTCGGAAGTTACGATTCGCAAGGATCTGGCGGCACTTGAAAGCAATGGCCTGTTGCTGCGTCGTTACGGCGGGGCGATCACCATGCCTCAGGAATTGGTCGCGGACCTTGGCCAGCCGGTTTCCAAATACAAGCAAGCCATCGCCCGTGCCGCCGTCGCGCGGATTCGCGAGCATGCGCGCATCATTATCGACAGTGGCAGTACCACCGCCTCCATGATCCCGGAACTCGGACAGCAACCCGGCCTGGTGGTGATGACCAACTCGCTGCATGTCGCTAATGCCCTGAGCGAACTTGAGCACGAACCGGTGCTGTTGATGACCGGTGGTACCTGGGACCCGCATTCCGAGTCCTTTCAGGGGCAGGTTGCCGAGCAGGTACTCCGCTCCTACGACTTCGACCAGCTGTTTATCGGCGCCGATGGCATCGATCTGGTTCGCGGTACAACCACCTTCAACGAACTGCTCGGGCTGAGCCGGGTCATGGCCGAAGTCGCCCGCGAAGTAGTCGTGATGGTGGAGGCTGACAAGATCGGCCGCAAGATTCCCAACCTGGAGCTGCCATGGAGCAGTGTCCATACCCTTATTACGGATGAACGCCTGCCGCTTGAGGCTCGCGATCAGATTCAGGCCCGCGGCATCAATTTGATTTGCGCGGCTGTCAGTCAGGAGAAATAG